GGCGTAGGAGAGCCCCAGCGTGCTGCGGCCGAAGCTGCGGATCATCAGGTAGGAGATGCGCCGACCCAGACCGGTCTTGATGAAGCCACGGGCGAAGAGGAAGGCCGAGACGATGAGCCACACCGTCGTGTTGGCGAAGCCGGTGAGGGCCTCCCCCATGGTCAGGGTGGTGCTGAGGGCGCTGACCGTCACCCCCAGGATGACCACCGCGCCCTGGGGCAGCGGCTGCAGGATGAGCCCGAGGATGGTGCCGACGAAGATCCCCAGCATGCGCATGGCCCCTGCCTGCAGGCCCCACAGGGGTGGCGCGGCTGCGATGATCAGGGCCGCCGCGATGGGCAGCCCGGCCCTCCACAAGAGCGACGTCCGCCGGGGGACGGACGGCTCGGGCCTGGAAACTGTCGCCATAGGCGTCGACCTCCCGCGGCACCGGATGCGACCCGATCGGACCCGTGCCGACGGGACCTTCGTGCTCGTGCTCGTGGGATCCTTCACAACCCCGCCCCGCGCCACCCCCTGTCCGAGGCAGCGTGCGCCGGTGCGTCAAGGATAGAGCCGGTAGAGCATCCGGGGGAAGGGGATGGCCTCCCGCACGTGGGCCAGCCCGCAGATCCAGGCCAGCACACGCTCGATGCCCATCCCAAAGCCGGCGTGGGGCACCGAGCCGTACCGCCGCAGGTCCACGTACCACTCGTAGGCCTCGCGGGGCAGGCGTTGCTCTTCCATCCGCCGGAGCAGCAGGTCGAGGTCGTCGATGCGCTGGCCGCCCCCGATGATCTCGCCGTAGCCCTCGGGCGCCAGCAGGTCGACCCCCAGCACCACCTCGGGGCGCGCGGGGTCGGGCTTCATGTAGAAGGCCTTGATGTGCGCCGGATAGTGGGTGACGAAGACGGGCCGGTCGAAGGCCCGAGCCAGGACCGTCTCCTCGTCGCCCCCGAAGTCCGCGCCCCACTCCACCGGTGCGCCCTCTCGCCGCAGGATCTCGATGGCCTGGTCGTACGTGATCCGGGCGAAGGGTGGTTTGACCCGCTCCAGCGGCGCCGTGTCGCGCTCGAGCAGGGCCAGCTCCGGGCGGTGGCGCTCCAGCACGCGCTCGACGACCCAGGTCACCAGCTCCTCCGCCAGGCGCACGATGTCGTCCAGCTCCGCGTACGCCACCTCCGGCTCGACCATCCAGAATTCCATCAGGTGCCGGCGTGTCTTGGACCTCTCGGCGCGGAAGGTCGGGCCGAAGCAGTAGACCCGGCCGAAGGCCATCGCGGCCGCCTCCATGTAGAGCTGGCCGCTCTGGCTCAGGTAGGCGGGCGTGCCGAAGTAGTCGGTGCTGAAGAGAGCGGTGGTCCCCTCCACCGAGGCGGGCGTCAGGATGGGGGCGTCGACCAGCACGAAGCCCCGCGAGTCGAAGAAGTCGCGTACCGCCCCCACCAGGGTGCTGCGGATGCGCAGGATGGCGTGCTGGCGTCGGCTGCGCAGCCACAGGTGCCGGTGGTCCATCAAGAAGTCGACGCCGTGCTCCTTGGGCGTGATGGGATACTCCCGCGCGACCTGCACCACCTCGAGCCCCGTCACGGCCAGCTCGTAGCCCCCCGGCGCCCGGGCATCGGCCCTGACCAGCCCCGCCACCTTGACGGAGGACTCCTGAGTGAGGGACGTGGCCGCCGCCCAGACGGACTCGGGGACGTCCCGCTGGGAGACCACCGACTGCAGGATGCCGGTGCCGTCCCTCACCAGCACGAAGACCAGCCGTCCGCTCGAGCGGCTGTTGTAGACCCACCCCCAGACCTCCACCTCCTGGCCGACGTAGCGCCCGATCTCGTCGATGAAGACCCGGGGACCCTTGCCGTCCATCACGCGCCTCTTCCCCTCACGGTTGGCCGGGCACCCAGAGCTTGGGTCGCGCCAGCGTCACCCGCCCGCCCGGCTGGATGCCGCCTGGCCCCTCCGTCGCGCCCGTCTGGCCTGCTGACGGCGTGGCTGGCACGCCGCCCCCCTCCACCTCGTCGGGGAGGGCGGGCAGCTGCAGCGCCTCCTCGAGGGCGCCCACCACCGCTGCCATCAGGCCCGCGTAGGCCATCTCGGCCTGCAACAGGGCCCGCACGTATGGGTTGTAGGTCACCACCTCGGCCACCTTCTCCAGCTCCTCCAGCTCCTGGGGGCTGGGCGTCTCCCCCCGGCGGCTCTTCTCCGCCAGCTGCCGCTCCCGACGGCGCAGGTCCCGCAACATGATGCGGGCCGCCTCGTGCCGCCCGATCTCCTCCCTGGCCTGCCTCAGCTGCTCGACCTCGGGCAGGTTCGACAGAAGCCGCGCCAGGGTGTGGATGGCCTCGGATATTTCCCGGGGAATCCCGGCCTGCGCCGACTGGTCCATGGCACGCCGCCCCTCTCCGCGTGACCGACGTCAGTCGCCCTCGCCCTTGATGACGGCCAGCGGCCGCAACCTGGCCACCTTGCGGGTGAGGCCGATCTCCGCCAGGGTGTCGACCACCGCGTCGATGTCCTTGTAGGCGCCGGGAGCCTCGTCGGCGATGGCGCGCACGTCGGCCACGTTGTAGAGCACCTCGCCCAGGCTGGCCTGCAGCCTCTCCCGGCTGAACTGCCGGCGGGCCTCGGCTCGCGACAGCACGCGGCCCGCCCCGTGATTGGCGGAGGTGAAGGTCTCCTCGATGCCGGGCAACCCGACCGCGACGTACGAGGCCGTGCCCATGCTGCCGGGCATCAGCACGGGATGCCCGGAGGCCACGTAGCGGCGCGGGTTGACGGGGTGGCCGGCGGGCAGGGCCCGCGTGGCACCCTTGCGGTGCACCAGAAGCCGCCGGCCGAAGTGCTCCTCGAACTTGGCGATGTTGTGAGCCACGTCGTAGACCACTCGCATGCCCAGCGCCTCCCACGACTGGCCCAGCACCTCGGCGAAGGCCTCCCGGATGTCGTGGGTCATCAGCTGGCGATTGGCGAAGGCGAAGTTGATGGCGCAGTGCATGGCCCCCAGGTACCGCCGCCCCAGGGCCGAGTCGATGGGAGCGGCGGCCAGGCCCCGTGAAGGCAGCGCGATCCCGTGCCGGGAGGCCTCCTGGGCCATGGCTCCGGCGTAGTCGGCGCAGATCTGGTGGCCGAAGCCCCGGCTGCCCGAGTGCACCAGCACCGTCAACTGCCCTTCGAAGAGGCCGAACCTCTCGGCCAGCCGGGCATCCAGCACCCGCTCCACGTAGCCGATCTCGATGAAGTGGTTGCCACCGCCCACGGTGGCCAGCTGGTCCGCGCGCTCGAGCGCCTCTCGGCTGACGGCGTCGGGGTCGGCCCCGGCGACCCGTCCGTACTGCTCGGTCGCCTCCACATCGTCCGGCGTGCCGTAACCCAGCTCCACCAAGCGCGCGCCGCCCCCCACCAGGATCTCGGGCAGGCGCGACGCCAGCTCCCGGTGACGGGAGCGCTTGCCGACCCCGGCTGGGATCCGCCGCTCCACCGCCTCCATCAGCTGGCGCAGGCGTTGACGGGATGCGTCGGAGCGGGCCAGGTCCGACCGGATCAGGCGCACGCCGCAGTTGATGTCGTAGCCGACGGCCCCCGCCGATACGACGCCCGTGCGAGCGTCGGTGGCCACCACCCCGCCGATGGGCAGGCCGAAGCCCTGGTGGATGTCGGGCATCCCCACGACCCGGTGTACGACGCCCGGCAGCGAGGCCGCGTCGGCCAGCTGCTGTAACGCCACGGGCTCGTCGAAGTCGCGGCGCAAGCTCTCGTTGAGATAGACGTAGGCGTCGACCCGCATGGCGCCCTGGCGGGCCAGGCGGTAGCGATTGGGTCCCGCGGGCTCCAGTGCGAGGCCCATGGTCATGGCTCACCTCCGGGACCGCCTCGCGCGGCCCGGGCCGCGACGGTCAGTTGGGCTCCTCGTCGCCGTTGCGCGCTGCGGCGATCTGGGCCAGCGCGGCCACGGCGTCGCCCTCGTCGAGTCGCATCAATACCACGCCTCGGGCCGTGCGCCCCTGCCGGGAGACACCCGAGACGCCGAGTCGGATCATGATCCCCCGCACCGAGATCACCATCACCTCGTCGTCCTCCTCGACGACCCGCATGCCGACCACGGGGCCGTTGCGGTCGCTGTGTCCGATGGCGCGCACGCCCTTGCCGCCCCGCCGCGTCAGACGGTACTCCTCTACCGGCGTGCGCTTGCCGTAGCCCTGCTCGGTGACGATGAGGACGTCGGCCCCCTGGCGGGCGGCGTCCATGGCCACCACGCGGTCGCCGGGCTCCAGGCGGATACCGATGACGCCCCGGCTGGCCCTTCCCATGGGGCGCACGTCCTCCTCGGCGAAGCGCACCGCCTGCCCATCTCGGGTCACCAGCAAGATCTCGTGCTCGCCCTCGGTCAGGCGCACTCCTACCAGGCGGTCGTCGGCGTCGAGGTGGCAGGCGATGATGCCCTGGCGGTTGGTGGCGAACTCCGACAGCGGCGTCTTCTTGACGATCCCGTTGCGGGTCGCCATGAAGAGGTAGCGCCCGTCGTCGAAGCTGGTGACCGCGATGGCCGCCGCCACCGACTCCGCGGCCGACATGGGCAGCAAGTTGTAGATGGAGGTGCCCCGGGCGCCCCGGGAGGCCTCGGGGATCTCCCGCCCCTTCAAGTGATACATCCGGCCCATGTCGGTGAACAACAGCACCCGGGTATGGGTGGTGGCGATGAAGAGGTGCTCGACGAAATCCTCGTCGCGCGTCGCCATGGCCGAGATGCCCCGCCCGCCCCGGCGCTGGCTGCGGTAGGTGGAGGTCGGCTGGCGCTTGATGTAGCCGTTGTGGGTCAGGGTGATGACGACGTCCTCCAGAGCCACCAGGTCGTCCTCCGACACCTCGGATGCCTCCTCCTGGATCTCCGTGCGCCGGGGATCGGCGAAGCGCTGGCGGATCTCGAGGAGCTCCTCCTTGATGATGCGGTACACCTCGCCCACATCGCCCAGGATGGCCGTGAGGCGGGCAATGGTCTGGGTCAGCTCGGCATGCTCCCGGTCCAGCTTCTCGCGCTCCAGACCCGTCAGGCGGCGCAGCTGCATCTCGAGGATGGCGGTGGCCTGGCGCTCCGTCAGGCCGAAGCGCTCCATCAGCCCTCGCCGGGCCGTGGCCTCGTCGGGCGAGGAGCGGATCAGCTCGATGATGGCGTCGATGTGATCCAGCGCGATGCGCAGGCCCTCGACGATGTGCAGGCGCTCCCGGGCCCGCTCCAGGTCGAAGCGGGTGCGCCGCGTCACTACCTCCACCTGGAAGTCCAGGTAGTGGCGCAACGCCTGGCGCAGCGTCAGCACCTGGGGGGTGCCGTCGACCAGCGCCAGCATGATGACGCCGTAGGTATCCTCCAGCTGGGTGTGCTTGAGCAGCCGGTTGATGATCACCTGGGGCTGCGCGTCGCGCCGCAGCTCGATGGCGATCCGCAGCCCCTCCCGATCCGACTCGTCGCGCACCTCCGTGATGCCCTCGATGCGCCGTTCCCGCACCAGGTCGGCGATCTTGGCGATGAGGGTGGCCTTGTTGACCATGTAGGGCAGCTCCGTGACGACGATGCGGACCCGGCCGCCCCCCATGGGCTCGGTCGACAGGCGGGCCCGCACCCGGATGTGGCCCCGTCCGGTCAGATAGGCGTCGCGGATGCCCTGGACCCCCATGATGATGCCACCCGTGGGAAAGTCGGGCCCCTTGACGACGGCGAGCAACTCCTCGTCGCTGGCGTCGGGCCGGTCGATGAGCAGCACCAGGGCGTCGACGATCTCACCCAGGTTGTGGGGGGGCACGTTGGTCGCCATCCCGACGGCGATGCCCGAGGCCCCGTTGATGAGCAGGTTGGGGATGCGGGCGGGCAGGACCACCGGCTGCTGCTGCGTGCCGTCGTAGTTGGGGACGAAGTCGACGGTCTGCTTGTCGATGTCCCGCAGCATCTCCATGGCGATGGCGGACAGGCGCGCCTCGGTGTAGCGCATGGCCGCCGGCGGATCGCCATCGACGCTGCCGTAGTTGCCGTGCCCGTCGACCAGCGGATAGCGATACGAGAAGTCCTGGGCCATGCGCACCATGGCCTCGTAGATGGGCGCATCCCCGTGGGGGTGGTACTTCCCCATCACCTCGCCCACGACGGCTGCCGACTTCTTGTGGGGACGGTCCGGACGGAGGTTGAGCTCGTTCATCACGTAGAGGATGCGGCGCTGGACCGGCTTGAGGCCGTCGCGCACGTCGGGCAGCGCGCGGTCGACGATGACGCTCATCGCATAGTCGATGTAGGAGCGCCGCATCTCGTCCTCGAGTTCGATGGGGATGACCTTGCCGATCCGCTGCTCCTCGGCCATTGAGCAAGCCTCCGTCCGGCGTGCGGTCGTGCCTGGGCGTCAGACGTCCAGGTTGCGGACCTCCCGGGCATGCCGCTGGATGAACTGGCGCCGTGGCTCCACCTGCTCGCCCATCAGGATGGTGAAGATCTCGTCGGCGGCCACCGCGTCCTCCATGGTCACCTGCAAGATGGTGCGGGTCTCGGGGTTCATGGTGGTCTCCCACAGCTGCTCGGCGTTCATCTCGCCGAGACCCTTGTAGCGCTGGATCTCGACGCCGCTCGAGCCCATCTCCTTGAGCACCCGCTCCAGTTCGGCATCGGAGTAGCAGTAGCGCTCCTGCTTGCCCTTGCGCACGCGATAGAGCGGCGGCAGGGCGATGTAGACCCGCCCCTGCTCGATGAACTCGCGGGCGTAGCGGTAGAAGAAGGTGAGCAGCAGGGTGCGGATGTGGGCCCCGTCGACGTCGGCATCGGTCATCAGGATGATGCGCCCGTAGCGGCTCTTGGAGATGTCGAACTCCTCGCCCACCCCCGTGCCGAGCGCCGTGATCATGGCGCGGATCTCGAGGTTGGCGAGGATCTTCTCCATGCCGGCCTTCTCGACGTTGAGGATCTTGCCCCGCAGGGGCATGATGGCCTGAAAGCGCCGGTCCCGCCCCTGCTTGGCGGTGCCGCCTGCCGAATCGCCCTCGACCAGGAAGAGCTCGCACTGCTCGGGGTCGGTGATGATGCAGTCGGCCAGCTTGCCCGGCAGCCCCCCGCTCTCCAGGGCGCTCTTGCGCCGGGTCAGCTCGCGGGCCTTGCGGGCCGCCTCCCGGGCCCTGGCCGCCGTGATGCATTTGTCGAGGATGCGCCGCGCCTCCTGGGGATGCTCCTCCAGAAAGAGCGCGATGGCCTCGCCGGCGACGGAGTCGACCCAGCCCTTCACCTCGCTGTTGCCCAGCTTGGTCTTGGTCTGCCCCTCGAACTGGGGCTCCTGCAGCTTGACGCTCACGACCGCGGTGAGCCCCTCGCGCACGTCGTCGCCGGTCAGGTTGTCCTGGCCGTCCTTGAGCATGCCGAGCTTGCGCGCCGCGTCGTTGAGGGTGCGGGTCAGCGCCGCCCGGAAGCCAGCCAGATGGGTGCCGCCCTCGGTCGTGTGAATGTTGTTGGCGAAGGGGATGACCGTCTCCAGGTAGCCGGTGTTGTACTGCAGCGCGATCTCGATCTGGGTGCCGTTGAGCTCGCGGCGGGCATAGATGACCGTGGGGTGCAACGGCTCCTTGTTGCGGTTGAGGTACCGGACGAACTCGACGATGCCGCCGTCGTAGCGGAGGGTATCGCTGCGTCCGCTGCGCTCGTCGATGAGACGGAGCTCCAGCCCGGCGTTGAGGAAGGCCAGGTTGCGCAGCCTCTGCAAGATGGTGTCGTAGTCGAACGCCGTCGTCTCGAAGACCTCGGAATCGGGCTTGAAGCGCACCAGGGTGCCCGTGCGGTCCGTGGGCCCGATGACCTCGAGCTCGGTCGTCGGCTTGCCCCGCTGGTAGCGCTGACGGTAGACCTGTCCGTTGAGACGGACCTGCACCTCCAGCCACTCCGACAGCGCGTTGACCACGGAGACGCCGACCCCGTGCAGCCCGCCGCTCACCTTGTAGCCGCCGTTTTCGCCGAACTTGCCGCCGGCATGCAGCGTGGTCAACACCGTCTCGACCGCCGGCCGGCCGGTGCGGGGGTGGACGTCGACGGGGATGCCCCGCCCGTCGTCGTCCACCGACAGCGAGCCGTCGGGATGGATCCGCACCTCGATCTGGGTGCAGAAGCCGTTCATCGCCTCGTCGACGCTGTTGTCGACCACCTCCCAGACGAGGTGGTGCAAACCGTGCTCGTCGGTGCTGCCGATGTACATGCCGGGGCGGCGGCGCACCGCCTCCAGGCCTTCGAGCACCTGGATCTGCTGAGCGCCGTAAGGCGTCACGGGGTTGTCCCGCTGAGGCGAACCGCGCGAGGGCGTCAAGGGAAGCCTCCTCCACGATGAAAGCAAGAGCGGCCGAGGTCCAGGCTCATTATACCCCGGGGGTCTCCGTCAGGCCCCCCGGCGCCGGCGCCGTCCAGCACGACGGCGGCCCCGGCCGACGACCACGGGCGACCCGTCGCCGTCCCGCTCGCCCGACCAGGGCATGCTGGCGCGGCGACGCAGCGTCATGGGAGAGATGGGGGAGACGTAGAGGCGACCGGGCGTCACCACCAGCGAGGTGCCGACCCCGTCCCCTACCCAGGTGACGGCGACGTGGTCACCCGACCCCAGGATCTTGTCGAGAGCGAGACCGCGCCGCTGCAGGGCCGCCAGATCCACGATGGCGACCACGTCCCGAGCCCGGATCACCACGTCGTCTCCCAAGTGGACGTACACGCCGCACTCGCCTCCGTCGAAGACCTCTTGGAGCCGGCCGGCCGCCCATCAGCGGCCCGGAACAAGTTCCAGCCGACCGGCCGAAACCCTCCATGTCCTGCCCGGAGCGCCGGGAGAGGGGCCCGCGCCCTCCAGCAGCGACGCCTCGGTAGCCGTGATGAAGGTCTGCGCCTCGGCGGGCAGGACGGTCAGGAGCCGACGCCGGCGCAGCTCGTCGAGCTCCGAGGTGACGTCGTCCAGCAGCAACACCGGCGCCTCCCCCAGCCGGGCCCGCATCCACTCCCACGCCGCCACGAACAGCGCCACCGCCGCCATCCGCTGCTGCCCTCGGGAGCCGTAGTGACGCAGATCGGTCTCGCCCGCGCGCACCACGAGGTCGTCCCGGTGGGGCCCCGCCAGCGTCACGCCCCGGGCCCGCTCCGCGACCCGTAGCGCCTGGAGCCGTCGCAGCAGCCCCTCCCGGACGGCCTCCGCGTCGGGTGACCCCGAGGGTCCGATGTCGTAGCGTGCCTGGTAGGCCACCTCCAGGGGGGCACCGTCGCCCGCCATGCGCTGGTAGACGAGGGAGGCGACGGGCGCCAGATCGCGTAGCAGCCCCAGGCGGCCCACCACCAGCTCCGCCCCGCTCTGCGCAAGCTCCTCGTCCCATATCGCCAGCAGGGCCGCCGACGCCGAGGCCCCTTTGACGGCCGCGCGCAAGAGCCCGTTTCGCTGGCGCAGCACCTGGACGTAGCGCAACAGGCCCGCCCGGTAGAGGGGATCGGCCTGCGCCAGGATCAGATCGATGAAGCGCCGGCGATGGGCCGGGCCGCCCCGTACCACGTCCACCTCGTCGGGCGAGAACCACAGCGCTGCCAGCGTGCCGAGCACGTCGGCATGGCGCGTGATGGCCTTGCCGTTGATGCGAAAAAGCCGGCCGCCCGGCCGCAAGTCGAGGCGCAGATCGCGCTCGGCTCCCGTGGCGTCCAAGGAGAGCCGCGCCTCCACCACGGCCTGGGGGTGGCCGAACCGGATCATGGCCCGGGGGTCGCTGGCTCGAGGGGAGCGGGCACCTCCAAGCACCCAGATGGCCTCGAGGAGGTTGGTCTTGCCCTGCGCGTTGGGGCCGACGACGAGGTTGAGACGGGGGTGCGGCTCGAGCTCCACGGACTCGTAGTTGCGAAACTGCGCCACCCGCAGCGAGACGATCCTCACGGCTCAGCCCAGCCGCGCGATGACGACGAACTGCCCTCGGCCCACCACTTCCACCTCGTCACCCGGGTAGAGCTTTCGCGAGCGCCGCAACTCCCTCAGGCCGTTGACCTTGACCAGGCCGCGCGCCACCAGCGTCTTGGCCTCTCCGCCCGTGCGAGCGGCCCCGCTCAGCTTGAGGAACTGCTGCAGCTCGATGGGCTCGACCCGGATGCTGACAGGGACGGCTGCCACGCGACCTTCGCCTCCCCGGGACGCCGGTTAGCCCGTGCGCCACGGCATCACTATATAGCGGTATCCAGGATCGCCGGCGATCCGGAAGGTGCCCTGGCGGGCAGGATCGCCCAGCTCCAGCTCTACCTCCTCCTCGTCGAAGGCCTTGAGAAACTCTTCCAGGAAGCGGGCCTGGTAGGCGACGGTGAAACCCGGCCCCTCGGCGTACGCCTCGACCCTCTCCTCTCCCTCGCCGGAGTCGGCCACAGCGCTGCGCAAGAGCACCTGGCCCTCCTCCACGGAGATCTGGACGACCGCGGGCCCACGGCGGCTCAAGAGGGCGACCCGCTGCACCGCATCGAGCAAGGAGGGCCGCCGGAACCGCACCCGGCTCGGGAGGTCGTCCAGGAAGACCTGCCGGTACGGCGGGAAGTTGCCCTCGATGAGGCGGGTGGTGAGGCGAGCGGTGGTCACCTCGAGCTCCGCCAGACGCTCGCCCAGGGAGAGGCTCACCGCGATGTCGGGATCCACCGAGGCGCACATCCGCCGCATCTCCTCCAGCGCACGGGCCGGCAAGATGGCACGAGGGGAGAAAAGCCCCGCGTTGCCGAAGGGCGTGAGCCCGGCGATGGGGATCTCGCGGTAGGCGAGCCGTGAGCTGTCGGTGGCCACCAGCCGCAGGAGCCCCTCTTCGCTCTCGAGCAAGACGCCACTCAGCACGGGGCGCTGGTCCGAGACCGCGCTGGCGAAGCGACACTGCGTGATGGCACGTGCCAGGTCGCCTGCCGGCAGTTGCACCCGCCAACCATCGGCCAGCTGCGGTAGCTCCGGAAACTCGTCGGCCGCCATCGAGACCAGGGAGAATCGCGAGCCCCCGGCTCTCACCTCGAACACCTGGCCGTCGGCGCCCGACCGCAGGCCCACGTCCTGCCCCTGCAGCCGCCGCACCAGGGCCGAGAAGAGCCGGGCATCCACGACCCTCTCCCCCGGCTCCTCGACGAGGGCCTCCACGCCTGCCGAGACGGACATCTCCAGGTCGGTGGCGGCCAGCTCCAGGCGCCCGCCGGCGGCGTGGAGCCGGACGCCCCCCAGCACGGGCAGGTTCTCGCCGGTGGCGGCTGCCCGCTCGGCCAGGGCCAGGGCCGTGGCGAGGCGCTCACGAGCACATGTGACGATCATGGGCGGGATGGCTCCTCTCCGGTCGATCTGCTGAAGACGACGATCTGGTCCGACCTATCGGACCAAGGACCCCATGGCCAAGACAGTAGAGGTCCCAGTAAGGCCTGTGCAAAGAGTGGACAACGGCGGGCGTCCCGGTGCGACGCTCCTCGGCGGGGTCGGGAGCTGTGGAAGGACCGCT
This genomic interval from Limnochorda sp. LNt contains the following:
- a CDS encoding RNA-binding S4 domain-containing protein, giving the protein MAAVPVSIRVEPIELQQFLKLSGAARTGGEAKTLVARGLVKVNGLRELRRSRKLYPGDEVEVVGRGQFVVIARLG
- the asnS gene encoding asparagine--tRNA ligase produces the protein MDGKGPRVFIDEIGRYVGQEVEVWGWVYNSRSSGRLVFVLVRDGTGILQSVVSQRDVPESVWAAATSLTQESSVKVAGLVRADARAPGGYELAVTGLEVVQVAREYPITPKEHGVDFLMDHRHLWLRSRRQHAILRIRSTLVGAVRDFFDSRGFVLVDAPILTPASVEGTTALFSTDYFGTPAYLSQSGQLYMEAAAMAFGRVYCFGPTFRAERSKTRRHLMEFWMVEPEVAYAELDDIVRLAEELVTWVVERVLERHRPELALLERDTAPLERVKPPFARITYDQAIEILRREGAPVEWGADFGGDEETVLARAFDRPVFVTHYPAHIKAFYMKPDPARPEVVLGVDLLAPEGYGEIIGGGQRIDDLDLLLRRMEEQRLPREAYEWYVDLRRYGSVPHAGFGMGIERVLAWICGLAHVREAIPFPRMLYRLYP
- a CDS encoding YlbF family regulator, encoding MDQSAQAGIPREISEAIHTLARLLSNLPEVEQLRQAREEIGRHEAARIMLRDLRRRERQLAEKSRRGETPSPQELEELEKVAEVVTYNPYVRALLQAEMAYAGLMAAVVGALEEALQLPALPDEVEGGGVPATPSAGQTGATEGPGGIQPGGRVTLARPKLWVPGQP
- the gyrB gene encoding DNA topoisomerase (ATP-hydrolyzing) subunit B translates to MTPYGAQQIQVLEGLEAVRRRPGMYIGSTDEHGLHHLVWEVVDNSVDEAMNGFCTQIEVRIHPDGSLSVDDDGRGIPVDVHPRTGRPAVETVLTTLHAGGKFGENGGYKVSGGLHGVGVSVVNALSEWLEVQVRLNGQVYRQRYQRGKPTTELEVIGPTDRTGTLVRFKPDSEVFETTAFDYDTILQRLRNLAFLNAGLELRLIDERSGRSDTLRYDGGIVEFVRYLNRNKEPLHPTVIYARRELNGTQIEIALQYNTGYLETVIPFANNIHTTEGGTHLAGFRAALTRTLNDAARKLGMLKDGQDNLTGDDVREGLTAVVSVKLQEPQFEGQTKTKLGNSEVKGWVDSVAGEAIALFLEEHPQEARRILDKCITAARAREAARKARELTRRKSALESGGLPGKLADCIITDPEQCELFLVEGDSAGGTAKQGRDRRFQAIMPLRGKILNVEKAGMEKILANLEIRAMITALGTGVGEEFDISKSRYGRIILMTDADVDGAHIRTLLLTFFYRYAREFIEQGRVYIALPPLYRVRKGKQERYCYSDAELERVLKEMGSSGVEIQRYKGLGEMNAEQLWETTMNPETRTILQVTMEDAVAADEIFTILMGEQVEPRRQFIQRHAREVRNLDV
- the dnaN gene encoding DNA polymerase III subunit beta codes for the protein MIVTCARERLATALALAERAAATGENLPVLGGVRLHAAGGRLELAATDLEMSVSAGVEALVEEPGERVVDARLFSALVRRLQGQDVGLRSGADGQVFEVRAGGSRFSLVSMAADEFPELPQLADGWRVQLPAGDLARAITQCRFASAVSDQRPVLSGVLLESEEGLLRLVATDSSRLAYREIPIAGLTPFGNAGLFSPRAILPARALEEMRRMCASVDPDIAVSLSLGERLAELEVTTARLTTRLIEGNFPPYRQVFLDDLPSRVRFRRPSLLDAVQRVALLSRRGPAVVQISVEEGQVLLRSAVADSGEGEERVEAYAEGPGFTVAYQARFLEEFLKAFDEEEVELELGDPARQGTFRIAGDPGYRYIVMPWRTG
- the gyrA gene encoding DNA gyrase subunit A gives rise to the protein MAEEQRIGKVIPIELEDEMRRSYIDYAMSVIVDRALPDVRDGLKPVQRRILYVMNELNLRPDRPHKKSAAVVGEVMGKYHPHGDAPIYEAMVRMAQDFSYRYPLVDGHGNYGSVDGDPPAAMRYTEARLSAIAMEMLRDIDKQTVDFVPNYDGTQQQPVVLPARIPNLLINGASGIAVGMATNVPPHNLGEIVDALVLLIDRPDASDEELLAVVKGPDFPTGGIIMGVQGIRDAYLTGRGHIRVRARLSTEPMGGGRVRIVVTELPYMVNKATLIAKIADLVRERRIEGITEVRDESDREGLRIAIELRRDAQPQVIINRLLKHTQLEDTYGVIMLALVDGTPQVLTLRQALRHYLDFQVEVVTRRTRFDLERARERLHIVEGLRIALDHIDAIIELIRSSPDEATARRGLMERFGLTERQATAILEMQLRRLTGLEREKLDREHAELTQTIARLTAILGDVGEVYRIIKEELLEIRQRFADPRRTEIQEEASEVSEDDLVALEDVVITLTHNGYIKRQPTSTYRSQRRGGRGISAMATRDEDFVEHLFIATTHTRVLLFTDMGRMYHLKGREIPEASRGARGTSIYNLLPMSAAESVAAAIAVTSFDDGRYLFMATRNGIVKKTPLSEFATNRQGIIACHLDADDRLVGVRLTEGEHEILLVTRDGQAVRFAEEDVRPMGRASRGVIGIRLEPGDRVVAMDAARQGADVLIVTEQGYGKRTPVEEYRLTRRGGKGVRAIGHSDRNGPVVGMRVVEEDDEVMVISVRGIMIRLGVSGVSRQGRTARGVVLMRLDEGDAVAALAQIAAARNGDEEPN
- a CDS encoding RtcB family protein, coding for MTMGLALEPAGPNRYRLARQGAMRVDAYVYLNESLRRDFDEPVALQQLADAASLPGVVHRVVGMPDIHQGFGLPIGGVVATDARTGVVSAGAVGYDINCGVRLIRSDLARSDASRQRLRQLMEAVERRIPAGVGKRSRHRELASRLPEILVGGGARLVELGYGTPDDVEATEQYGRVAGADPDAVSREALERADQLATVGGGNHFIEIGYVERVLDARLAERFGLFEGQLTVLVHSGSRGFGHQICADYAGAMAQEASRHGIALPSRGLAAAPIDSALGRRYLGAMHCAINFAFANRQLMTHDIREAFAEVLGQSWEALGMRVVYDVAHNIAKFEEHFGRRLLVHRKGATRALPAGHPVNPRRYVASGHPVLMPGSMGTASYVAVGLPGIEETFTSANHGAGRVLSRAEARRQFSRERLQASLGEVLYNVADVRAIADEAPGAYKDIDAVVDTLAEIGLTRKVARLRPLAVIKGEGD
- the recF gene encoding DNA replication/repair protein RecF (All proteins in this family for which functions are known are DNA-binding proteins that assist the filamentation of RecA onto DNA for the initiation of recombination or recombinational repair.), encoding MRIVSLRVAQFRNYESVELEPHPRLNLVVGPNAQGKTNLLEAIWVLGGARSPRASDPRAMIRFGHPQAVVEARLSLDATGAERDLRLDLRPGGRLFRINGKAITRHADVLGTLAALWFSPDEVDVVRGGPAHRRRFIDLILAQADPLYRAGLLRYVQVLRQRNGLLRAAVKGASASAALLAIWDEELAQSGAELVVGRLGLLRDLAPVASLVYQRMAGDGAPLEVAYQARYDIGPSGSPDAEAVREGLLRRLQALRVAERARGVTLAGPHRDDLVVRAGETDLRHYGSRGQQRMAAVALFVAAWEWMRARLGEAPVLLLDDVTSELDELRRRRLLTVLPAEAQTFITATEASLLEGAGPSPGAPGRTWRVSAGRLELVPGR
- the remB gene encoding extracellular matrix regulator RemB is translated as MYVHLGDDVVIRARDVVAIVDLAALQRRGLALDKILGSGDHVAVTWVGDGVGTSLVVTPGRLYVSPISPMTLRRRASMPWSGERDGDGSPVVVGRGRRRAGRRRRRGA